The Oxobacter pfennigii genome includes the window AAAACTCACTCAGATAAAAGCTGTATTAAAGGAATTTGAATAGCAATAAATAAACCCGTGTATAAGAGTTTAACCTTGTACACGGGTTATATTTTACAGCTTGAACTTTTCTATTTCTACCGATAAATTCGAAGACATATTATTAAGCTTTTGTGCCGTTTCGGCCACTTCTTCCGATGAAGCATTCATCTGCTGTGATGAAGCCGCAATCTCCTCTGTCGCAGACGAGGCTTCTTCGGCTAAGTTGGATGCTTTTCTTATCATGGATATTATGTCATCCTTTTGGGTATTTATCATATTGGCAGAAGAGTTAACGTTATTGATTTTTGGAAGCATATTTTCTACCGAAGATATTATCTGCTTGAAGGAATGAAGAGTAACATTGATGCTTTCAAGCTGATTTTCCAAAACTTCGCTTACATCCTGGGTGGTATTTATAACTTCAATGGTTTCTTTCGAAATTGAATCCGTCAATTTACCTATGCCCGAGGATGAATTTTTAGACTGCTCAGCCAGTTTTCTTATTTCATCTGCAACTACGGAAAAGCCTCTTCCTGCCTCACCTGCTCTGGCTGCCTCAATTGCGGCATTGAGGGCAAGGAGGTTTGTCTGGTCAGCTATGCTGTTTATTATAACTGTAATGTCGTTTATCTGTTTTATGCTTGTTCCTAAGGCAGAAATTTTATTGCATACATCATCAAAGGATTCTTTAATTTCCTCAATAGAGGATACAAGGCTGTTAAGTCCTGTGTTGCTGTTTTCAGCCATGGTATTTATCTCTTTGGCTCTCTTATCTACATCGTCAATTGCCATCGCTATTTCTTCAACTTCCATACCGAAACCATTAACCGTATTGGTTATGTGTATGAGGTTTTCAGCCTGCTGCCCCGTACCGGAAGCAATATACTGTATGGTATCTGCTATTTGCTGTGAAGATGCAGACATCTCCTTGGATATAGATGTAAGCTTTTCAGACTGATCCTGTGCTGCCTGAAAACCTTCTTTTATGCTGATTAACATTGCCGATATACTCTTTATAGTGTTGGCCAAGGATTTTTTCATTACTCCCAGTTCATTCCTTCCTTGTGTATCAAGAGTAATTGTAAAATCACCTTGTGCAACTTTCATAAGACCTGTATTCATTTCCTTTAACGTACCCTTAACTACACCAACTATGGGGAGGGTTATTAAGAAAATTACAACTACGGAAGCAAAGAAAATAAAAGCAAACTGCATAATTCCGCTAGAATACAGAGTATCGCTCTGAGACTTTAAGTTCTGTGCATTTTCCTGATAATGAATAAATAAACTATCAAGATGAGATGTAGCTTGACTGCCTAAATTACCAAAGGTAAGCTTTTCTGCTTCATTGGGCTTCATTCCGCCGCTTAGGTAAGATTTTATAGTGCCCCAGGAGCGTATATATTCATTATATTTTGCTTTAAACTCATTTATATAGCCTAGGGATTGATCATCTAAGCCTGATGCTTCAAGCTGTCCTATGAGTTCATTTACTTTATTATGGTTATTTGTTATATGATCTGCAATATCTGCAGTGTATTTTGTATCTAACATGGTAAGTACATCTATCCTTATTGAAAGGACGCTGTTTCTTACATCTTCAATTTGCATGACAGGAGTCAATCCTTTGTCGTACATTACTGTAACGTTTTCGTTTATTTTCTTCATATTGCTGTAACCTAAAAACCCTATTAGGAGAAGAGATATACAGGATATTAGAAATACGAGTATAATGGTGTTTGCGATTTTTAGATTCTTAAACATTTTATTCCTCCTGTCACTATATGAATACAAGCATAACACTTTTGTAAAATAAAAGAATCTTACAAAAAAGTGGTTTTTTATAGTATATTTGGCATAATTATTATTTATTATATGATTTTTTTCATAATATGTAAAGCAAGCTATAAAATTAATGGTCAAATTAGGTTTTGTTTGTAATAAGGGGAAAAATCAGGTATAAATTGGAATTATGGATAAATAAATTATAAATGTACATATAATATAAGTTATTAAATAAAATAAAGATAAGAAAAAAATATTGTAATATGTCTTTGGGGGAATTGGAATGACAGAAAACGGAAGCCTTACATTGCAGGTGCTGTTTCTTATTTTATTGATAGGGGTAAATGCTTTTTTTGCGTCCTCTGAAATTGCTATAATATCCCTTAATGATAATAAAATTAAAAAGATGGCCGAAGAAGGAGATAAAAAGGCAAAGCTAATATTAAACCTTACCATGGAGCCCAGCAAATTTTTAGCTACAATCCAGGTAGGAATAACTTTATCGGGGCTTTTAGCCAGCGCCTTTGCGGCCGAAAGCTTTGCTGACAGGCTCACAGACCTGGCAATGTATTATGGTTTACCTATTGATGTCTCGCTCATAAAGGTTGCTTCCCTCATTATAATAACCATACTTTTATCATATTTTACGCTGGTTTTTGGGGAATTGGTCCCTAAAAGGCTGGCTATGCAAAAGTCCGAGGCAATTTCAATGTTTTCCATAAAACCCCTCAGCTTCTTATTAAAAATAGCTTATCCTTTTGTAAGGTTTCTTACATTTTCCACTAATTTTGTCATTAAAATTTTTGGAGGAAATCCTTCCTATGATCAGGAAAGCGTTACAGAGGAGGAGATCCGCATGATGATGGATTTAGGGGAAGAGAATGGGGTTATTCAGTTAGAGGAAAAAGAGATGATAGACAATATCTTTGAGTTCGATAATAAATCTGTTTCTGAAATCATGACCCATAGAAGGGATATTGCAGCTCTTCCTGCCGATGCGGATATTGAAGAAGTATTGGATATAGTTATTAATGAAAAATATACAAGAGTCCCTGTTTACCGAGATAATATAGATAATATAATAGGAATTTTACACATAAAGGACCTGTTTTCTTATTTAAGGCAGGATCCGGATACTGCCTTTGACATAAAAAGTATTTTGCGCCATCCTTATTATGTGCCTGCTTCCAAAAGAACCGATGAGCTTTTAAAAGAGCTTAAAAGAAAGAAAAGCCATATAGCCGTTGTAATTGACGAGTATGGCGGAACGTCAGGTATAGTGACAATAGAGGATTTGCTGGAGGAGATAGTAGGCAGCATATGGGATGAATATGATGAAGAAGAAAAGCAGATAGAAAAAATAGATGAAACTACTTTTTTAATAAAAGGGTCTACGGATTTGGATTATGTGGAGGACCTTCTGGATGTAAAGCTGCCCTCTGATGATTATGATACCTTAGGAGGCTTTATAATAAGCCAGTTAGGGAGAATACCCCATGAAGACGAGACCCCTTTTGTGGAATTTGACGGCTTTCTTTTTAAGGTGGAGGAGGTATCCGAAAAAAGAATAGTTAAAGTCAAGGTATGCAAAGTGTAATCAGGGGTTTCAAAATTTTGAACACTCCATTCGGCAGTTCAAGTTCTGCAAATTCTAAAGCTTGCTGCCTTAAAGATACAAGAATTTTGAAGCCCCGTGTCAGTGTTATTCAACTATTCCGCCTATCTTTATAACGGACAGTCCT containing:
- a CDS encoding methyl-accepting chemotaxis protein, producing MFKNLKIANTIILVFLISCISLLLIGFLGYSNMKKINENVTVMYDKGLTPVMQIEDVRNSVLSIRIDVLTMLDTKYTADIADHITNNHNKVNELIGQLEASGLDDQSLGYINEFKAKYNEYIRSWGTIKSYLSGGMKPNEAEKLTFGNLGSQATSHLDSLFIHYQENAQNLKSQSDTLYSSGIMQFAFIFFASVVVIFLITLPIVGVVKGTLKEMNTGLMKVAQGDFTITLDTQGRNELGVMKKSLANTIKSISAMLISIKEGFQAAQDQSEKLTSISKEMSASSQQIADTIQYIASGTGQQAENLIHITNTVNGFGMEVEEIAMAIDDVDKRAKEINTMAENSNTGLNSLVSSIEEIKESFDDVCNKISALGTSIKQINDITVIINSIADQTNLLALNAAIEAARAGEAGRGFSVVADEIRKLAEQSKNSSSGIGKLTDSISKETIEVINTTQDVSEVLENQLESINVTLHSFKQIISSVENMLPKINNVNSSANMINTQKDDIISMIRKASNLAEEASSATEEIAASSQQMNASSEEVAETAQKLNNMSSNLSVEIEKFKL
- a CDS encoding hemolysin family protein, encoding MTENGSLTLQVLFLILLIGVNAFFASSEIAIISLNDNKIKKMAEEGDKKAKLILNLTMEPSKFLATIQVGITLSGLLASAFAAESFADRLTDLAMYYGLPIDVSLIKVASLIIITILLSYFTLVFGELVPKRLAMQKSEAISMFSIKPLSFLLKIAYPFVRFLTFSTNFVIKIFGGNPSYDQESVTEEEIRMMMDLGEENGVIQLEEKEMIDNIFEFDNKSVSEIMTHRRDIAALPADADIEEVLDIVINEKYTRVPVYRDNIDNIIGILHIKDLFSYLRQDPDTAFDIKSILRHPYYVPASKRTDELLKELKRKKSHIAVVIDEYGGTSGIVTIEDLLEEIVGSIWDEYDEEEKQIEKIDETTFLIKGSTDLDYVEDLLDVKLPSDDYDTLGGFIISQLGRIPHEDETPFVEFDGFLFKVEEVSEKRIVKVKVCKV